A stretch of the Massilia sp. W12 genome encodes the following:
- a CDS encoding AI-2E family transporter gives MPFSLSLEQRQSLIWLTLWVAAFALLLSLGPVLTPFLAAAILAYALNPGVDRLAAIKIGKFALSRTLAVTIVMILFCASLLALVLIVAPVLQKEGAQLRDQIPLFSAKISDWVIPRLRELGMPIPKSGADIKDFVARHLASSGEEIASTVLASVKVGGGAVLSWLATMLLVPVVLFYLLLDWHKAVAKVLGAIPRRFVARTEEMLNEVDDLLAQYLRGQLLVMLALAIYYSLGLALAGFEVALPVGVITGLLVFIPYLGYGLGLLLALIAAVLQFPGPQGLIAVAVVYGLGQILESFVLTPRLVGERIGMNPLAVIFALLAFGQLFGFVGVLLALPASAVLMVAFKHLRNAYLQSSFYLS, from the coding sequence ATCTGGCTGACGCTGTGGGTGGCAGCCTTTGCTCTGCTGCTGTCATTAGGCCCGGTATTGACGCCATTTCTCGCCGCCGCGATTCTGGCGTATGCGCTCAATCCCGGGGTGGATCGCTTGGCCGCCATCAAAATCGGCAAGTTTGCGCTCTCGCGCACGCTGGCGGTGACGATTGTGATGATCTTGTTTTGCGCCTCGCTGCTGGCCTTGGTTTTGATCGTGGCCCCGGTTTTGCAAAAAGAAGGCGCACAATTACGCGACCAGATCCCGCTGTTTTCCGCCAAAATCAGCGACTGGGTGATTCCGCGCCTGCGCGAACTGGGCATGCCGATACCCAAAAGCGGAGCCGACATCAAGGATTTTGTGGCCCGGCACTTAGCCAGCAGCGGTGAAGAAATCGCCAGCACAGTCCTGGCTTCAGTCAAAGTCGGCGGCGGCGCTGTGTTATCCTGGCTGGCCACCATGCTGTTGGTGCCGGTGGTGTTGTTTTATCTCCTGCTGGACTGGCATAAGGCGGTGGCCAAGGTGCTGGGCGCGATTCCGCGCCGCTTTGTCGCCCGCACCGAGGAAATGTTAAACGAGGTTGATGACCTGCTCGCACAATATCTGCGCGGTCAATTGCTGGTCATGCTGGCGCTGGCCATCTATTATTCGCTGGGCCTGGCGCTGGCCGGTTTTGAGGTGGCGCTGCCGGTCGGCGTGATCACCGGCTTGCTGGTTTTCATTCCCTATCTGGGCTATGGTCTGGGTTTGTTGCTGGCTCTGATCGCGGCTGTATTACAATTCCCGGGGCCGCAAGGTTTGATTGCGGTGGCTGTGGTGTATGGTTTGGGGCAAATTCTGGAAAGTTTTGTCTTGACGCCACGTTTGGTGGGCGAGCGCATCGGCATGAATCCGCTGGCGGTGATTTTCGCCTTGCTCGCCTTTGGTCAATTGTTCGGCTTCGTCGGCGTGCTGTTAGCGCTGCCGGCATCCGCCGTGTTGATGGTGGCATTCAAGCATTTGCGCAATGCGTATTTGCAAAGCAGTTTTTATTTATCGTGA